One segment of Elusimicrobiota bacterium DNA contains the following:
- a CDS encoding ABC transporter permease — translation MRVAEAMRTGWLEIASHKVRSALTCLATAIGVAAMVYTFSQIAGLQERFRKAIELAGPGRLEIERKEGYVSKGLSRGLTWQDAEHIRRAFPELYMVYPIARRGGARMRFDEFKNDNIGVRGTTPEWRRRDWVYKLRGRFLNDEDLRTAARVCVLDQPGGWVKKPFWARWFPEQAMEKVLKHRDLLDRQIRLDEHLFTVVGILQEPPRDRDPRWFRREWGGGGGILFVPINTYRQTLLRSWSKSNPDQVDGIEVDTGDGETASRYKKRITLLLKNLHRGEEDFKVRDYREIIQGIVSRIKEYAIAIAIIGIVAILAGGIGIMNVTLATIFSRIREIGIRRALGATRTDIVTQFLVEATMLGSLGGVAGAGLGIAAVTYLAPREDRMQQISSVHVAAAMGIAALVAFFFALYPAYQAAKLDPIESLHYE, via the coding sequence ATGAGAGTCGCGGAGGCCATGCGCACGGGCTGGCTCGAGATCGCCTCGCACAAGGTGCGCTCGGCCTTGACCTGCCTGGCCACCGCCATCGGCGTGGCGGCCATGGTCTACACCTTCTCGCAGATCGCGGGCCTGCAGGAGCGCTTCCGCAAGGCCATCGAGCTCGCCGGGCCCGGGCGTCTGGAGATCGAGCGCAAGGAGGGCTACGTCTCCAAGGGGCTGTCCCGGGGCCTGACCTGGCAGGACGCGGAGCATATCCGCCGGGCCTTCCCCGAGCTCTACATGGTCTATCCCATCGCGCGCCGCGGCGGGGCGCGCATGCGCTTCGACGAGTTCAAGAACGACAACATCGGTGTGCGCGGGACCACGCCGGAATGGCGGCGCCGGGACTGGGTCTACAAGCTGCGCGGCCGCTTCCTCAACGACGAGGACCTGCGCACCGCCGCCCGGGTCTGCGTTCTGGACCAGCCGGGGGGCTGGGTCAAGAAGCCCTTCTGGGCGCGCTGGTTCCCGGAGCAGGCCATGGAGAAGGTGCTCAAGCACAGAGACCTCCTGGACCGGCAGATCAGGCTCGACGAGCATCTCTTCACCGTCGTGGGCATCCTGCAGGAGCCGCCGCGCGACCGCGACCCGCGCTGGTTCCGGCGGGAATGGGGCGGCGGGGGCGGCATCCTGTTCGTGCCCATCAACACCTACCGGCAGACCCTGCTGCGTTCCTGGAGCAAATCGAATCCCGACCAGGTGGACGGCATCGAGGTGGACACGGGCGACGGGGAGACCGCCTCGCGTTACAAGAAGCGCATCACCCTCCTGCTCAAGAATCTGCACCGCGGCGAGGAGGACTTCAAGGTCCGCGACTACCGGGAGATCATCCAGGGAATCGTCTCGCGCATCAAGGAGTACGCCATCGCCATCGCGATCATCGGCATCGTGGCCATCCTGGCCGGCGGCATCGGCATCATGAACGTGACCTTGGCCACCATCTTCTCGCGCATCCGCGAGATCGGCATCCGGCGCGCTTTGGGCGCGACCCGGACCGACATCGTGACCCAGTTCCTAGTCGAGGCCACGATGCTCGGGAGTCTCGGCGGAGTGGCCGGGGCCGGCCTGGGCATCGCGGCCGTGACGTATCTCGCGCCGCGCGAGGACCGCATGCAGCAGATATCTTCGGTGCACGTGGCCGCGGCCATGGGCATCGCCGCGCTGGTGGCCTTCTTCTTCGCGCTCTATCCCGCCTACCAGGCCGCGAAGCTCGACCCGATCGAGTCCCTGCACTACGAGTGA